TACTGACTTGAAGGGGATGCACCTCAAAGACAAGTTTAATGTGTGGGCTCCTTTAGGGGCCAATCTTGTGAAACCATCTATAAGATTTCTTAACTCACCAATAATATAGAGTTGGGTCCCCTTTCCCATGACTGGGTAGTAGGGTGGAGGATAAAGCCGTTCAATCTTGCAAACGTATACACCACCATCTGTTGACTGTAGGCCCCGAAGTGTCATGTTGACACTCTCATGACCAGGATGGACTTGGCAGTGGATACCATCCTTCAGGCTGAATGGCTTGTCATCCTGGATAGGAAGCGGTGAAGCACAGATCTGGATGGATGTGTTTCCTGTCTCTTTAAGTAACGTTACTCTGAGTTCTTTCACATCTTTAGCATTCTTGTATTCACAGACAAAGTTGACAGAATCTTGACTTTTTGCTACTAGGAATGCTGGCTGGGTCACTTCCATGACTACAGTGGAAAAAAGAGATACAGAGCATCATGAGAAATAAATGTGTCTAAAATATACCTTAAAATATACGTCTGAAAAATGAGCTGTAGGTTCTCTGTAAGAACAGGCAGCAATGTCAAGACTGATAGTTTTCCACTCTCAGGTTTCTTCAGTCACAGTTCTATATAGGCTTACACACGTACACATACCTGTACAGATTTTCAAATGTACACATGCTAATGTTTATTTTCAAAGTTTATACATTTTCATAAGCATGCCCTCACTGTCTCAAGCCTGTTTGCATGCATTCTAAAACTGTGTAACATTTTCTTTCATGTAAACCCAATATGAGTGAATTAGGTCTAAGCTTCAAGttggattttatatttttattattattttctctattCACCATTACCTTTCTACCAATTGGTTGTGACATGATTAAAAATTATAGCACCAGACAAAGGCAGTCTCATAAACATACAGAGTAGAAATGAAATCCCACAAACTAGTCTTGAATCCAAATATACTTAtttgaatgtgtgtgtttctgcttTGTCTATTTATACCACAGAGAGTCTCAATATTAAAAAATGCATACTCTACTACCACACTCACCATCCATGCAGGCTCCCTTCTATTCTCCAGATTATAGAGAtcaagcatacacacacacagccatgATGCTTGGATGCAGCTCTGAC
The Pogona vitticeps strain Pit_001003342236 chromosome 1, PviZW2.1, whole genome shotgun sequence genome window above contains:
- the CTLA4 gene encoding cytotoxic T-lymphocyte protein 4, encoding MMALFVTILFSILAAGFTKVMEVTQPAFLVAKSQDSVNFVCEYKNAKDVKELRVTLLKETGNTSIQICASPLPIQDDKPFSLKDGIHCQVHPGHESVNMTLRGLQSTDGGVYVCKIERLYPPPYYPVMGKGTQLYIIESDPCPDISEYLSIIVTVVAVVFGLFVNSILITVYITRRVIRKSNYFVPGVYEKFNQED